A stretch of Cryptococcus decagattii chromosome 7, complete sequence DNA encodes these proteins:
- a CDS encoding 4-aminobutyrate aminotransferase, protein MLTRSARALRSSRPLLRRALGARGFSSSDLIPDEPTGPKIVTENVPGPKSIAASKEIDTFQDPRTHVVVPNYELSKGNYLVDADGNTLLDVFAQISSIALGYNVPALLELGKSDQFVKAALNRPAIGSFPPVQWAEWIKTGLLTVAPKGLDQLVTTLCGSSANETAFKCAFMAYRQRERGAIDAPFSKEEMESCMLNHSPGSPELSVLSFKSGFHGRLFGSLSATRSKAIHKIDIPAFDWPCASFPSMKYPLEGHIAENKAEEKRCLEEYEKILIDSKSTSPVAAVILEPILSEGGDKHASPEFFRSLRLIARKHGAFFIVDEVQTGVGATGTFWAHEKWGLKEGEEPDFVTFSKKMQAAGVFHKKETRPNAPYRNYNTWMGDPIRALQARKMIQLIAENNLVSHTAATGDLLASSLSSVFASPAAAGKVFNFRGQGEGTYLAWDMASPQMRDAFLGKMRKAGVQIGGCGDATVRLRPMLTFGEKHVEVLAGAVEDVLQVL, encoded by the exons ATGTTGACACGCAGTGCTCGCGCTCTCCGTTCCTCCAGACCCCTCCTGAGGCGGGCTCTCGGTGCACGAggcttttcctcttctgatCTCATTCCCGATGAGCCCACTGGACCCAAGATCGTGACAGAGAATGTGCCCGGACCAAAGAGTATAGCTGCT TCAAAGGAAATCGATACTTTCCAAGACCCGCGGACGCATGTTGTTGTACCGAACTATGAACTCTCCAAAG GCAATTACCTTGTTGACGCGGACGGCAACACTTTACTGGACGTGTTTGCGCAGATCTCATCCATTGCATTGGGTTACAATGTACCTGCCTTGTTGGAACTCGGTAAATCT GATCAATTCGTAAAGGCGGCATTGAACCGACCTGCTATTGGGTCATTTCCTCCTGTCCAATGGGCCGAGTGGATCAAGACTGGTCTTTTGACGGTAGCTCCCAAGGGCTTGGACCAGCTGGTTACTACGTTGTGTGGCAGCAGCGCGAACG AAACTGCTTTCAAGTGTGCATTCATGGCATACAGACAGAGGGAGAGAGGTGCTATTGATGCTCCTTTCAGCAAAGAGGAAATGG AGTCTTGCATGCTTAACCACTCTCCAGGAAGTCCTGAGCTTTCGGTACTTTCCTTCAAATCTGGATTCCATGGTCGTCTCTTTGGTAGTTTGAGTGCCACCAGGAGTAAGGCAATTCACAAG ATTGACATTCCCGCCTTTGACTGGCCCTGTgcatctttcccttctaTGAAATATCCGCTTGAGGGGCACATCGCGGAGAATAAAgccgaggagaagaggtgtTTGGAAGAGTACGAGAAGATCTTGATTGACAG CAAATCCACGTCTCCTGTTGCGGCTGTCATCTTAGAGCCCATCCTTTCCGAAGGTGGAGACAAGCACGCATCTCCTGAATTCTTCCGTTCCCTTCGCCTCATTGCAAGGAAGCACGGCGCCTTTTTCATTGTTGACGAAGTGCAAACTGGTGTTGGTGCCACAGGTACCTTCTGGGCGCATGAGAAATGGGGTTtgaaagagggagaggaacCTGACTTTGTCACTTTCTCCAAGAAAATGCAGGCTGCGGGCGTTTTCCACAAGAAGGAGACCAGACCGAATGCGCCATACAGGAACTACAATACTTGGATG GGTGACCCCATTCGAGCACTCCAAGCTCGCAAGATGATCCAGTTGATCGCCGAGAACAATCTTGTTTCTCATACTGCGGCTACTGGTGATCTACTTGCCTCCTCGCTATCGAGTGTATTCGCATCTCCAGCTGCTGCTGGCAAAGTGTTCAACTTCCGAGGACAAGGTGAAGGCACGTATCTTGCATGGGACATGGCATCTCCTCAGATGCGTGATGCATTCCTGGGGAAGATGCGGAAGGCTGGTGTGCAGATTGGAGGATGCGGCGACGCGACTGTGCGACTGAGGCCGATGCTGACGTTTGGGGAGAAGCATGTGGAGGTGCTCGCTGGGGCGGTGGAGGATGTGCTGCAGGTTTTATAG